From the genome of bacterium:
CGATAGACTCCCCATAACGGGTGCTGTTCGTGCGGATGCGCCGGAATTCCCCAGAAATCATAATATTCGACGCCGCGGGATTTCGCCCATTCGATCGCGCGCCAGTGAACGAGGTGGTTGGGCATGAGATTGCGGTGTTCGTTTGATGAAGCGCCGTAGAGGTAGGTCATCGTTTTACCATACACCGTCATAAAAACTGCGGATAAGGGTTTCCCGTCGTAGTAGGCAATAAAAATCGAACCCATTTTTTTTTCCGAAAGCGTTTTCCACAAATGGGTAAAATACGATTTTTGCAAGATCAGAAATTTATCCCGTTCGCTCGTTACTTTAAAAAGTTTATAAAAAACTTCAACACCATCTTGCGAATTTTTTTCCTCGACTGTCACGCCCTTTTTTTCGGAGAGTTTGATGTTGTAGCGCGTTTTGTGATGAAACGATTTGATCAGAGTATCTGCATCCGGACGGATGTCTAAAATAATTGTGCCGCGCGGCTGAATGTTTTCCGGGTTGTAGCCTAATCCGTTTGACGTGAGGTTTTTAGCAAATTCGATATCATTTTCCGGAATTTCCGGGTCGCAGCGAAAGACAAAAGCATTTTCCTTTTCTGCTAAGTTACGAATAGAAGAGAAGAAGAATGTAATCAGATCGGAATTTTTATTTTTG
Proteins encoded in this window:
- a CDS encoding peptidoglycan bridge formation glycyltransferase FemA/FemB family protein, whose amino-acid sequence is MIMKFTQIEDENKWNAFVQASPNASILQSYEWGKVKSGSWKPFYTAVVDEGENILAVALILKRALPFVGRSIFYGPRGPIFKNKNSDLITFFFSSIRNLAEKENAFVFRCDPEIPENDIEFAKNLTSNGLGYNPENIQPRGTIILDIRPDADTLIKSFHHKTRYNIKLSEKKGVTVEEKNSQDGVEVFYKLFKVTSERDKFLILQKSYFTHLWKTLSEKKMGSIFIAYYDGKPLSAVFMTVYGKTMTYLYGASSNEHRNLMPNHLVHWRAIEWAKSRGVEYYDFWGIPAHPHEQHPLWGVYRFKKGFCETETNWIGTYELILNSFWYLVFEKGAKWIKMAVRFLKTGKIKTSLEE